A stretch of the Festucalex cinctus isolate MCC-2025b chromosome 20, RoL_Fcin_1.0, whole genome shotgun sequence genome encodes the following:
- the LOC144009028 gene encoding uncharacterized protein LOC144009028 isoform X3, producing the protein MPRGKGYHRSEAAKRRMTERLRLGDVQQPFHATCARGGTGGRHKVQEWPISCVTGRSHKLVIPSECSNKKFVLLIGDSHLRSIADGFVEMPKDFFSFGVMSTPGACATELTTEVQHAVVPRTPDVVCLLAPSNNLTSSRTPDEAGADFCRLLGNVCGRWPNKVFVLDFPPRLTVDVTQQDYLRQEFHRVSARMGVKYMSTAAFFPLKNLKLWSKDGVHLSDDHGMSILVQLMCDGVHQQLDLQTPKLEIQVASRPPAVKTIPKIVVKGETLVLRRLNPFEWIVVGPGRKRTQAGLEQSCDGVPKKRKIQPNVVLKECFIPLTPVWFSSEMLGAMDKIKPSDLSSPVKAAPRDKKKSNVRYQQRVVFKRTKSQALQRMVVDASLCSSSVVEEVVQQEATPRALVDASLSCSSGVEKAVQEEATQRMVVDASLCSSSFVEEVVQQEATPRPLVDASLSCSSGVEKAVQEEATQRMVVDASLCSSSFVEEVVQQEATPRPLVDASLSCSSGVEKVVQEEATQRMVVDASLCFSSVVEEVVQQEVTQRPVVDASLSCSSVVKDAVQEELPRERTSRMEHAAKISPKRIQNGARR; encoded by the exons ATGCCTCGGGGGAAAGGCTATCATCGTTCGGAGGCAGCCAAGAGGAGGATGACTGAACGTCTTCGACTTGGTGATGTTCAGCAACCATTTCATGCAACTTGCGCAC GTGGTGGTACTGGTGGCCGTCACAAAGTGCAAGAATGGCCAATTTCTTGCGTTACTGGTCGAAGCCACAAGTTGGTCATACCCTCTGAGTGTTCAAACAAGAAG TTTGTCTTGCTCATTGGAGACTCGCACCTACGGAGCATCGCAGATGGTTTTGTGGAGATgccaaaggattttttttcctttggcgtcatgtCGACACCCGGAGCTTGTGCAACCGAGTTGACTACTGAGGTGCAGCATGCTGTTGTGCCTAGAACTCCAGACGTGGTTTGTCTTTTGGCTCCTAGCAATAACCTGACATCCAGCCGCACCCCTGACGAGGCAGGAGCAGATTTCTGCAGACTCCTTGGTAATGTCTGTGGTCGCTGGCCTAATAAG GTGTTTGTCTTGGACTTTCCTCCACGTCTAACCGTGGATGTGACTCAGCAGGATTACTTGCGTCAGGAGTTTCATCGTGTGTCAGCACGTATGG GGGTCAAGTACATGTCTACTGCAGCGTTCTTCCCTTTGAAGAACTTGAAGCTGTGGAGTAAAGATGGT GTGCACTTGAGTGATGATCATGGGATGAGTATTCTTGTGCAGTTGATGTGTGATGGTGTTCATCAG caACTTGACCTCCAAACACCTAAGTTGGAGATACAAGTAGCATCGAGGCCACCAGCGGTTAAAACTATTCCAAAAATTGTGGTTAAGGGTGAGACTTTGGTTCTTCGTCGATTGAACCCATTTGAGTGGATTGTTGTTGGACCAGGCAGGAAG AGGACGCAAGCAGGACTTGAACAATCCTGTGATGGGGTTCCCAAAAAGAGGAAAATTCAGCCTAAC GTTGTGCTAAAGGAATGTTTTATTCCTCTAACCCCAGTTTGGTTCAGCAGTGAAATGTTGGGTGCGATGGATAAGATAAAACCATCAGATCTGTCCAGCCCTGTGAAGGCTGCTCCAAGAGACAAAAAG AAATCAAATGTGAGATATCAACAGAGAGTTGTTTTCAAAAGGACAAAGTCAcag gcaTTACAAAGGATGGTGGTGGATGCCAGTCTTTGTTCTTCCAGTGTTGTGGAAGAGGTTGTGCAGCAAGAG GCAACACCAAGGGCGTTGGTGGATGCAAGTTTGTCTTGTTCCAGTGGTGTGGAAAAGGctgtgcaggaggag gcaACACAAAGGATGGTGGTGGATGCCAGTCTCTGTTCTTCCAGTTTTGTGGAAGAGGTTGTGCAGCAAGag GCAACACCAAGGCCGTTGGTGGATGCAAGTTTGTCTTGTTCCAGTGGTGTGGAAAAGGctgtgcaggaggag gcaACACAAAGGATGGTGGTGGATGCCAGTCTTTGTTCTTCCAGTTTTGTGGAAGAGGTTGTGCAGCAAGAG GCAACACCAAGGCCGTTGGTGGATGCAAGTTTGTCTTGTTCCAGTGGTGTGGAAAAGGTtgtgcaggaggag gcaacacaaaggatggtggtggatgccagtctttgtttttccagtgttgtggaagaggttgtgcagcaagag gTAACACAAAGACCAGTGGTGGATGCAAGTTTGTCTTGTTCCAGTGTTGTGAAAGACGCTGTGCAGGAGGAG TTGCCGAGGGAGAGGACTTCTCGCATGGAGCATGCAGCCAAGATCAGTCCCAAGCGTATACAAA